One genomic segment of Parus major isolate Abel chromosome 23, Parus_major1.1, whole genome shotgun sequence includes these proteins:
- the TMEM50A gene encoding transmembrane protein 50A: MSGFLESLRCSECVDWGEKRNTIASVAAGVLFFTGWWIIIDAAVKYPQVEDFNHSYHACGVIATIAFLMINAVSNGQVRGDSYSEGCLGQTGARIWLFIGFMMAFGSLIASMWILFGGYVVKEKPVVYPGIAVFFQNAFIFFGGLVFKFGRTEDLWQ, encoded by the exons ATGTCCGGGTTCCTGGAGAGCCTGCGGTGCTCGGAGTGCGTGGATTGGGGCGAGAAGCGCAACACCATCGCCTCGGTGGCCGCGGGGGTGCTG TTTTTCACAGGCTGGTGGATCATCATCGATGCCGCTGTGAAATACCCACAGGTGGAAGACTTCAACCATTCCTACCACGCCTGCGGGGTGATAGCCACCATCGCATTCCTGAT GATCAACGCCGTGTCCAACGGGCAGGTGCGGGGGGACAGCTACAGCGAGGGCTGCCTGGGCCAGACAG GGGCTCGGATCTGGCTCTTCATCGGCTTCATGATGGCTTTTGGATCCCTCATTGCTTCCATGTGGATCCTTTTTGGGGGCTACGTGGTTAAAG AGAAGCCAGTGGTGTACCCAGGAATAGCTGTGTTTTTCCAGAATGCATTCATCTTTTTTGG